In the Nitrospiria bacterium genome, GGGGGCCGGCTTGGCTTCGCCGCCCAAAAATCCGGTCACTTTGGGTGTGTTTTTAATGAGCTGCAAGGTCTCATCGGTCATTTCCATTTCGATGAGTACATAACCGGGGAAAAATTTCTTGGTCGAAACCCTTTTTTTGCCATCTTTTATCTCGATGACCTCTTCGGTCGGAACCAAGACTTTGCTGATTTTCTCCTGTAAACCCAGGTGGCTGGCCTGCTCTTCAATTGTGGTTTTGACACGACCCTCAAAACCGGAATACGTATGAATAACGTACCAATTCTTTGTCATTGAAATCACCAATTGAATTATCCTATTGAATGATGAGTCGCACTGCTTTCACAAGGGCCATATCCA is a window encoding:
- the nusG gene encoding transcription termination/antitermination protein NusG, with the protein product MTKNWYVIHTYSGFEGRVKTTIEEQASHLGLQEKISKVLVPTEEVIEIKDGKKRVSTKKFFPGYVLIEMEMTDETLQLIKNTPKVTGFLGGEAKPAPLSESEVETLLKQLDAGTAAPREKLQFQKGDAVRIIDGPFLGFNGVVDEVHAEQNKVKVLVSIFGRSTPVELGFLQVERL